One Bacillus sp. 1780r2a1 DNA segment encodes these proteins:
- a CDS encoding GTPase domain-containing protein, with translation MTIERHLIQKEYYETLLSEENLSNPIMALGEALLEEQKQEFYELSFIRFSQGEVYFHNKDFEAAIYKWENVSGELELWAKKNIGDAYYELGLLSIAEEVYTAIDSESSTLTAEVGLKLFSLYKEQQNSERSYEIIKKLVSTQPSYPNVTALAREFYEEQSDWTSAVELAVDEAIRTESLKWFDTLKKYVDKGYTKSFAPDYFYQALITFYKVDQLHFKQLVCGLWKSYVGQDSYLAWVKTINNIFLNVEVGLYEYWQEISRLYEETYRELINGQYAMRDLHDVVPHLLANWLKVTSQARSLFPSAAILAWNEQFTSSIASPALQEAERLVFESSSDIDGLTYFLELGENITKWGRRHGLEVGYKFNWLASSFADLKTKYVMVAGAVQSDKASIVNAILNEHVAGGNNVPILVSHDEEFKVNQRSSKEINTSTEWHSFSKLKEVSEADTCLEVRVPNRFLQDQHYSIIDIPGFKGQMDEAQYMFEYIPIADGLLFVLDANQPFTEKERDMLLVVKKQAPELPIHFVLNKINALEDEREMERFVEETSAFIHADFPEASILPYASVYELDERGSIARFMKENFRFTSRQDNQERRISNLLTFIRKTLSDLLKQRAEQESGYVQAIHWNEDMLVRVNGFINTLEDKESEAVHELVNVYQGIKDQMKQALTNNLPKLLRECSSMLSEESDFRRIHLELNKKMNEKIQEYIEKELLPEFRASLHEWMKQCNDHFQDMQSYIEDMGNSFNEMYEKERFLLQCDFKVLDDWKRDINRMTTRMQLEEENIFLRVNPAQFLLKSAGKIFGSFSQNKTMLYNQYKKYIENEEYEDVTASVLNKFFLQFDLFEKSLEVDIHLFFEPPIQELHGAVEESHETIDCSKDALNEMKESLTVYSDPLSVFQLRLRQYEIMLQAKENVTYEEIKSTNVNHSESYA, from the coding sequence ATGACAATTGAAAGGCATTTAATTCAGAAGGAGTACTATGAAACCTTGCTTTCAGAAGAAAATTTATCTAATCCAATTATGGCGTTAGGTGAAGCGCTTTTGGAAGAGCAAAAGCAAGAGTTTTATGAACTATCATTTATTCGTTTTTCCCAAGGGGAAGTCTATTTTCATAACAAAGACTTTGAGGCAGCTATTTATAAGTGGGAAAATGTAAGTGGAGAACTTGAGTTATGGGCAAAGAAAAATATTGGGGATGCTTACTATGAGCTTGGACTCTTATCGATTGCTGAAGAGGTGTACACCGCTATCGATTCGGAATCTAGCACGCTCACAGCAGAAGTTGGGTTAAAGCTATTCTCGTTATATAAAGAGCAGCAAAATTCGGAGCGATCTTATGAAATAATAAAAAAACTTGTATCAACTCAGCCTAGTTATCCGAACGTTACCGCGTTAGCACGAGAATTTTACGAAGAGCAGAGCGACTGGACAAGCGCCGTAGAGCTGGCTGTGGACGAAGCAATTCGTACTGAATCGTTAAAATGGTTTGATACATTAAAGAAATATGTCGATAAAGGTTATACAAAATCATTCGCACCCGATTATTTTTATCAGGCCCTTATTACCTTCTATAAAGTCGATCAGCTACATTTTAAGCAGCTGGTTTGTGGCTTGTGGAAGAGCTACGTTGGTCAAGACTCATACCTAGCTTGGGTCAAAACTATTAATAACATTTTCTTAAATGTAGAAGTAGGTTTATATGAATACTGGCAAGAAATTTCTCGCCTGTATGAAGAGACGTATAGAGAGCTGATTAATGGCCAATACGCAATGCGTGATCTTCATGACGTTGTGCCACATTTGCTTGCTAACTGGTTAAAAGTTACGAGTCAAGCACGCTCTTTATTTCCTTCGGCTGCTATCTTGGCATGGAATGAGCAGTTTACATCATCAATTGCTTCACCTGCTTTACAAGAAGCAGAGCGTCTCGTTTTTGAATCATCAAGTGATATAGATGGCTTAACGTACTTCCTTGAACTCGGTGAAAATATTACGAAGTGGGGAAGACGTCATGGACTTGAAGTGGGTTATAAGTTTAATTGGCTAGCCAGTTCATTTGCAGATTTAAAAACGAAATACGTTATGGTGGCGGGTGCGGTGCAAAGTGATAAAGCCTCAATTGTTAATGCTATATTAAACGAGCATGTAGCAGGCGGGAATAATGTACCAATCTTAGTCTCCCATGATGAAGAATTTAAAGTGAATCAGCGTTCGTCAAAAGAAATCAATACGAGTACAGAGTGGCATTCTTTTAGTAAGTTGAAGGAAGTAAGCGAAGCTGATACGTGCTTAGAAGTTCGAGTGCCAAATCGCTTTTTACAAGATCAGCACTACAGTATCATTGATATTCCAGGCTTTAAAGGGCAAATGGATGAAGCTCAGTATATGTTTGAGTATATTCCTATTGCAGACGGGTTACTATTTGTGCTGGATGCAAATCAGCCTTTTACAGAAAAAGAGCGAGATATGTTGTTAGTCGTGAAAAAGCAAGCACCAGAGCTTCCTATTCACTTCGTATTAAACAAAATAAATGCACTGGAAGATGAGCGCGAAATGGAGCGTTTTGTTGAAGAAACGTCTGCTTTTATTCACGCTGACTTTCCAGAAGCAAGCATTCTACCGTATGCTTCGGTATACGAGCTAGATGAGCGAGGTAGCATAGCTCGATTTATGAAAGAAAATTTCCGATTCACTAGCCGCCAAGATAACCAGGAGCGTCGCATTAGCAATTTATTAACGTTTATTCGCAAAACGCTTTCTGATTTATTAAAACAGCGTGCGGAGCAGGAGAGTGGATACGTGCAAGCTATTCACTGGAATGAAGATATGCTTGTTCGCGTTAACGGTTTTATTAATACGCTAGAAGATAAAGAAAGCGAAGCTGTTCACGAGCTGGTAAACGTGTATCAAGGGATTAAAGATCAAATGAAGCAAGCGTTAACGAATAACCTTCCTAAGTTGCTGCGTGAGTGTTCTAGTATGCTAAGCGAAGAGAGTGATTTCCGTCGAATACACCTGGAACTAAACAAGAAGATGAACGAGAAAATTCAAGAGTATATTGAAAAGGAACTTTTACCAGAGTTTAGAGCGTCACTGCATGAGTGGATGAAGCAGTGCAATGATCATTTTCAAGACATGCAATCTTACATTGAAGATATGGGGAATAGCTTCAATGAAATGTATGAAAAAGAACGCTTTTTGCTCCAGTGTGATTTTAAAGTACTGGATGATTGGAAACGTGATATCAATCGAATGACAACGCGCATGCAGTTAGAAGAAGAAAACATCTTCTTACGCGTGAATCCAGCGCAATTTCTCTTAAAAAGTGCAGGAAAGATTTTTGGCTCGTTCTCGCAAAATAAAACGATGCTTTATAATCAGTACAAAAAGTATATTGAAAATGAAGAGTATGAAGATGTTACGGCATCTGTACTAAATAAGTTTTTCCTACAATTTGATTTATTTGAGAAGTCTCTGGAAGTGGATATTCATCTTTTCTTTGAGCCACCTATCCAAGAGCTGCACGGAGCAGTTGAAGAATCTCATGAAACAATTGATTGCAGTAAGGATGCACTTAATGAGATGAAGGAAAGTCTGACGGTGTATAGTGACCCACTTTCTGTATTCCAATTACGTCTTCGTCAATATGAGATCATGCTCCAGGCGAAAGAAAACGTAACCTATGAAGAAATTAAGTCTACTAATGTTAATCATTCTGAGTCATATGCATAA
- a CDS encoding GNAT family N-acetyltransferase — protein MLRKRDLQDCQSLYDLMTHPDVFPFVRHKAYSQEEFLFVTKQTMEAEEHGEVISRTILDEWGNPIGTINLFDVEDQAGFLGTWLGKPYHGKGYNQLAKEAFFNELFFELEIERVFMRIRKVNIRSLKAAEKLPYAVLANETRKSLYDEINRNEEVYDLYEIPKDLYTLYYMRHEQEVHEDHQLKEA, from the coding sequence ATGTTAAGAAAACGTGACCTACAAGACTGTCAATCTCTTTATGACCTAATGACGCATCCAGATGTCTTCCCTTTTGTTCGTCATAAAGCGTATTCTCAAGAAGAGTTTTTGTTCGTGACGAAGCAAACAATGGAAGCAGAAGAGCACGGGGAAGTAATCTCACGTACAATTTTGGACGAATGGGGTAACCCAATCGGCACTATTAACCTATTTGACGTGGAAGACCAAGCTGGCTTTTTAGGTACTTGGTTAGGCAAACCATATCATGGTAAGGGATATAATCAGCTTGCTAAAGAAGCATTCTTTAACGAACTCTTTTTTGAACTAGAGATTGAGCGCGTATTTATGCGAATTCGAAAAGTAAATATCCGCTCGCTGAAAGCAGCTGAAAAGCTACCTTATGCAGTCCTTGCTAATGAAACAAGAAAAAGCTTATACGATGAGATCAACCGAAATGAAGAAGTATATGACTTATATGAAATCCCAAAGGATTTATATACACTTTACTATATGCGCCACGAGCAAGAAGTTCATGAAGATCACCAGTTAAAAGAAGCGTAG
- a CDS encoding YfhE family protein, with the protein MADKKRHEKTKSTLRSAQEVTYSHEFKLADQAGGYTKKQSRH; encoded by the coding sequence ATGGCTGATAAAAAGCGTCATGAAAAAACGAAAAGTACACTACGAAGCGCACAAGAAGTAACGTATTCTCATGAATTTAAGTTAGCAGACCAAGCTGGTGGCTATACTAAAAAGCAATCTAGGCATTAA